The following proteins are encoded in a genomic region of Brachypodium distachyon strain Bd21 chromosome 1, Brachypodium_distachyon_v3.0, whole genome shotgun sequence:
- the LOC100841265 gene encoding cardiolipin synthase (CMP-forming), mitochondrial: MPSSIATHASLLLKAAAAAAAASPAHHLHPKRFFSPRAARIPSPPAPVASRRSPPAASCRLFRWPPAARGLCSSPHSGSAAGGAEGMGSDGAERRRRVAAVNGVSKEGAPQPVPVPPRLLTLPTVLTIGRVAAVPFLISTFYMDGPWAATATTGIFLAAAITDWLDGYIARKMQLGTPFGAFLDPVADKLMVAATLVLLCTKPLETSLLSDGPWLMTVPSIAIIGREITMSAVREWAASQNSQVLEAVAVNNLGKWKTATQMTALTLLLASRDPSLPVQGALVTPGVALLYVSAGLAIWSLVVYIRKIWRILLK, encoded by the exons ATGCCCTCGTCCATCGCCACCcacgcctccctcctcctcaaagccgccgccgccgccgccgccgcatcgccCGCGCACCACCTCCACCCGAAGCGCTTCTTCTCCCCCCGCGCGGCCCGGATCCCTTCGCCCCCAGCGCCGGTCGCcagccgccgctcgccgccggccgcctcctgCCGCTTGTTCcggtggccgccggccgcgagGGGGCTCTGCTCCTCGCCGCATTCTGGCTCTGCGGCGGGTGGTGCTGAGGGGATGGGATCTGATGGGgccgagaggaggaggcgggtgGCGGCCGTGAACGGGGTGTCCAAGGAAGGCGCGCCGCAGCCTGTGCCGGTGCCGCCCAGGCTGCTCACGCTTCCCACCGTGCTCACCATTGGCCGCGTCGCTGCCGTGCCCTTCCTGATTAGCA CTTTCTACATGGACGGGCCTTGGGCAGCAACTGCCACAACTGGCATCTTCCTTGCTGCTGCAATCACTGATTGGCTAGATGGCTATATTGCTAGAAAG ATGCAGCTAGGAACACCTTTTGGTGCATTTCTTGATCCTGTGGCGGACAAG CTTATGGTAGCTGCGACACTAGTGTTGCTGTGTACCAAACCTTTGGAAACTTCACTGCTCAGCGATGGGCCATGGCTTATGACAGTTCCTTCCATTGCCATAATTGGGAGAGAG ATCACAATGTCAGCTGTGAGAGAGTGGGCTGCGTCTCAGAACAGCCAAGTTCTTGAG GCTGTGGCAGTTAACAATTTAGGGAAGTGGAAGACAGCGACGCAAATGACAGCATTGACTCTACTCCTTGCCAGCAGAGACCCAAG TCTACCTGTACAAGGTGCTCTAGTTACTCCTGGTGTCGCATTGCTTTATGTATCCGCTGGACTTGCCATATGGTCCCTAGTGGTGTACATCAGAAAGATATGGCGGATACTTCTAAAATAG
- the LOC106865756 gene encoding uncharacterized protein LOC106865756: MSWCKAYLGFFKDANIFCAGVAPPNSEGKSNDALPIATSNIAQHAAKGTPLVDLEDETEIDAPDDAAGEESCKDLTAQDEVEEARTAKKSAEPKASASKRKSDAHDGIEGNSTKGTRTTKSKLVNAWDPTANKESMDKLSSEIKLRVDTFEKAVDDDFDNVPSFDHVPDKYEGMPRVILRASDVTNLSGQDFFLYVKQDLELFQKLANAEELDKAVLAEMVEKVLTRWEKLFSTHIIEGMEKMAEALKELRALLVGTDATLPSPDIDGVSAYKGRVEETLKEAAAIQEAIRSILSQFDASEAIAQKKRDALATTRKQQEKKIADLRASLKLAEEKLVETQTQETELEAFFKDSGITRQDCYNLSINVKKTADRGELAKAEAEKHIEYAGENSKSSQPKPVRSLLAYMQSSSCEE; the protein is encoded by the exons ATGTCATGGTGCAAAGCATATCTTGGTTTTTTTAAGGATGCAAATATATTTTGTGCTGGAGTAGCACCTCCCAACAGTGAGGGGAAAAGCAATGATGCATTGCCAATAG ctaCTTCCAACATAGCTCAGCATGCTGCAAAGGGCACACCGCTAGTCGATCTTGAGGATGAGACAGAGATCGATGCCCCTGACGATGCAGCGGGTGAAGAATCATGTAAAGATCTTACTGCACAAGACGAAGTAGAAGAGGCACGTACTGCTAAGAAATCTGCAGAACCCAAGGCGAGTGCGAGTAAGCGGAAAAGTGATGCCCATGATGGCATAGAGGGAAATTCGACTAAGGGAACTCGCACGACCAAATCCAAAC TGGTCAATGCTTGGGACCCTACTGCAAACAAGGAATCGATGGATAAATTGAGCTCTGAGATTAAGCTTCGTGTCGACACCTTCGAGAAGGCTGTCGATGATGATTTTGATAATGTACCGTCCTTTGATCATGTCCCTGACAAGTACGAGGGGATGCCCCGCGTCATCCTGAGAGCTTCGGATGTTACCAACTTGTCGGGACAGGACTTCTTTTTATATGTTAAGCAAGACCTGGAGCTCTTCCAAAAATTGGCCAATGCCGAGGAGCTTGACAAGGCTGTTCTTGCTGAGATGGTAGAGAAGGTGCTTACACGGTGGGAAAAATTATTCTCCACACATATTATTGAAGGGATGGAGAAGATGGCAGAAGCTCTCAAAGAGTTGAGAGCACTTCTTGTAGGTACTGATGCTACACTTCCTTCTCCTGATATTGATGGTGTATCTGCTTATAAAGGACGAGTTGAGGAAACTTTGAAGGAGGCTGCTGCTATTCAAGAAGCCATCCGGAGCATTTTATCACAATTTGACGCCAGCGAGGCTATCGCCCAGAAGAAGCGTGATGCTCTCGCTACTACCAGAAAACAGCAAGAGAAGAAGATTGCTGATTTGAGAGCGTCCTTGAAGCTAGCCGAAGAAAAGCTCGTGGAGACACAAACCCAAGAAACTGAACTTGAAGCTTTCTTCAAAGACAGCGGGATTACTCGGCAAGATTGTTACAACCTTTCTATCAATGTGAAGAAGACGGCTGATCGTGGCGAGCTTGCCAAAGCTGAGGCGGAGAAGCATATAGAGTATGCCGGGGAGAATTCGAAGTCATCTCAACCCAAGCCTGTGCGTTCTTTGTTGGCTTACATGCAGTCTTCTTCATGCGAGGAGTGA